In a genomic window of Cyanobacteriota bacterium:
- a CDS encoding D-Ala-D-Ala carboxypeptidase family metallohydrolase has translation MDKLTPDQRNYIYLLEAERTGIHKPILAALYAVQRQPNLPDGETGLGIEPANRIPLEQVNSFNGQVQFAANTVRSITDNLINLGVSSSELWDQEQGRYGDRLLEAIARGYAPPPGDATSARLEACDPVALKQAYYQDIDTDFSAEHLPHNLAYLDNALMRFVERIPDYMHGLPHQRDALLEALRIWRRLDTRQVTISALTMQLPANVVSESMDESYLDPALLQFIQQVPRNYVGYPHQREALLRLAQLWRQQDSREATIASLANNTSPQPDFSFLDPALIALVERIPQAYQGKGLQRNALVEGFRLWRQLDSRPTALLELGINPGLLASSTPNPADIAEAGAQLDRALLQFVRRLPGEYKETEQQREALLRLAQLWRDLPDQKKTVESLVEDLKRMEQARRDSQDAPPRPSLLITPRRPARWTPTNIQPHASIVPGGSFTWAEATAGGSRIPPDQVTVDAIIRIAQLAQQARDRIGRPFHVTSWYRPPAVNARVGGVFNSRHIVGDAIDFYCDGLTGNQIYWFLDAWWPGGLGRYRKFPYLCHIDARGYRARWLH, from the coding sequence ATGGATAAGCTGACACCAGATCAACGCAACTATATCTATTTGCTGGAAGCAGAGCGAACAGGAATTCATAAACCAATTCTGGCAGCTCTGTACGCAGTGCAGCGTCAGCCTAACTTACCTGATGGTGAAACTGGCCTGGGCATAGAGCCGGCGAATCGCATTCCCCTGGAGCAAGTTAACAGCTTTAATGGTCAGGTACAATTTGCAGCCAATACGGTTCGTAGCATCACCGACAACTTGATTAACTTGGGTGTAAGCAGCAGTGAGCTTTGGGATCAAGAGCAAGGGCGCTATGGCGATCGCCTGTTGGAAGCGATTGCCAGAGGCTATGCTCCCCCTCCTGGAGATGCCACCTCAGCCCGTCTAGAAGCCTGTGATCCAGTAGCCCTCAAGCAGGCATATTACCAGGATATTGACACCGACTTTTCAGCCGAACACTTGCCCCACAACCTAGCCTACCTGGACAATGCCCTTATGAGGTTTGTCGAGCGCATTCCAGACTATATGCATGGTCTGCCCCACCAGCGTGATGCCCTCTTGGAAGCTCTGCGGATTTGGCGACGGTTAGATACTCGGCAAGTTACGATTTCTGCCTTAACTATGCAGTTGCCAGCTAATGTTGTGTCAGAATCCATGGATGAGTCTTACTTAGACCCTGCGTTGTTACAATTCATCCAGCAAGTTCCCCGCAACTATGTGGGCTATCCCCATCAGCGAGAAGCTCTCCTCCGCCTTGCTCAGCTCTGGCGACAACAGGATTCTCGGGAAGCTACAATTGCATCCTTAGCTAATAATACCTCTCCCCAACCAGACTTCAGCTTTCTGGATCCAGCCTTGATAGCACTGGTGGAGCGCATCCCCCAGGCATATCAGGGTAAAGGACTCCAGCGCAATGCCTTAGTAGAGGGCTTTCGGCTGTGGCGACAATTAGACTCACGACCAACTGCACTGCTGGAACTGGGGATTAATCCAGGGTTATTGGCTAGTAGCACTCCCAATCCTGCTGACATTGCCGAAGCTGGAGCACAACTTGATCGAGCACTGCTCCAGTTTGTGCGGCGGTTGCCAGGGGAATACAAAGAGACTGAGCAGCAACGAGAGGCGTTACTACGTCTGGCGCAACTCTGGCGAGATTTGCCTGACCAGAAAAAGACAGTAGAGTCGTTAGTAGAGGATTTGAAACGGATGGAGCAAGCCCGCCGTGATAGCCAAGATGCTCCTCCTAGGCCATCTCTGCTGATCACACCTCGTCGCCCCGCCCGCTGGACTCCTACGAATATTCAACCCCATGCCTCAATCGTACCAGGTGGCAGTTTTACTTGGGCAGAAGCCACTGCTGGCGGTAGTCGCATACCACCAGATCAAGTCACGGTTGACGCTATTATTCGGATTGCACAACTGGCTCAACAAGCCCGCGATCGTATCGGTCGTCCCTTTCACGTTACTAGTTGGTATCGCCCACCCGCTGTCAACGCCAGGGTTGGCGGTGTGTTTAATAGTCGGCATATTGTTGGCGATGCGATCGACTTCTATTGTGATGGGTTAACTGGCAATCAGATTTATTGGTTCCTTGACGCATGGTGGCCTGGTGGTCTCGGTCGCTACAGAAAATTTCCCTATCTCTGTCATATTGATGCACGTGGTTATCGTGCCCGTTGGTTACATTGA